The Halostella limicola genome includes the window TCGTCGAGTTCCCGTTCGTGGTGAACCCGCTCGATTTCTTCCGGCCGGGCGACGGGACGTTCGTCGAGCGCTACCGGTGGGAGCCGACCCGCGGCACGACGTTTCACGTCGTCGACCGGCGGGCGGGCGAGGTCGTCGCGGCCCCGACGGCGGCCCCCTTCTTCGCGTTCCACCACGTCAACGCGTACGAACCGGACGGCGGCGCCGACGCTCCCGACGTGGTGCTCGACGTCGAGACCGTACCCGACGCCGCGTCGATCGACGCGCTGTACCTCGACGAACTGACCGAGGGGTTCGACGCGAACGGCGGTACCGTCGAGCGCTTCCGGCTGTCGTTCGACGCCGGCGGCGGGACCGTCGACCGCGAGCGACTGTACGACGGCGGCACCGGCCTCCCGACGGTCTCCCCGGCAGTCAGGCTGCGCGAGCACCGGTACGTCTATGCCCAGCGGTTCGGCGACCCGGACGAGAACTGGGCGACGGCGCTAGTCAAGATCGACGCGGACGCGGGCCGGGCCGACGAGTTCTCGCGGCCGGGGTGGTTCCCGAGCGAGCCGATCTTCGTCCCGTCGCCCGCCGCCCGGCGCGACGCGGACGACCCCGACGCCCCGCTCGACGCGCCCGAGGACGAGGGGGTGGTCCTCTCGGTGGTGCTCGACCGCGCCGCCGAGCGCTCCCTGCTGGTCGTCCTCGACGCGGCGACGATGGAGGAGCGCGCGCGAGCGCCGCTCCCGCACGCCCTTCCGTTCGACTTCCACGGGCGATACTTCCCGGAGGTGTAGCGCCGCGAACGGGACCGCCGGCGGCGCGACCGGCCGAACGACTATGTCGGTGCTTTCCCTAGCCCGGACGTGACAGACAGCGACATCGACCGGCTGCTGGTCGCCGGCGCGTCGGGCGGCACCGGCCGGGAAGTGCTCCGCCTCCTCGCGCCGCGCCCGGTGACGGTCCAGGCGCTCACGCGGTCGCCCGAGCGCCGGCAGTCACTCCGGGCGGCCGGCGCGGACGAGGTGGTCGTCGGCGACCTGTTCGACCCGGGCGACGCTCGGCGCGCCGTCGAGGGCGCCGACGCGGTGGTCTCCGCCGTCGGGTCCGGCGCCCGCGACCTCCTCTCACCCGGGGAGTTCGTCGACGGCAGGGGGAACCGGACGCTGCTCGACGCGGCCGTCGCCGAGGGCGTCGCGGCGTTCGTCATGGAGTCGGCGCTCGGCGTCGGCACCGGGCCGGCGAGCTGGCTCGGGAGCGTCTTCGACGCGGTCATCGGCCCGATCCAGCGGGCGAAGGCCGGCGCCGAGGCGGCGATACGCGAGGCGCCGGTCCGGCACATTATCCTCCGCCCCGGCGTTCTGACGAACGGCCGGCGGACCGACGAGGTCCGGGTCGCGCGACCCGGCGCGAGCCTGTGGGGGGCGGTGTCCAGAGCGGACGTCGCACACCTGCTCGCCGCCGCGCCGTGGACGCCGGCCGCGGCTAACGAGACGTTCGAGGTCGTCGGCCCGTGCGGCGGCGGTCGCGGGGACAGGGTCGCCGTCGACTGGCGGCTCCCCGGTCGCTGAGGGCGACGCGGCTCGGTCACGCCGCGATATCGGCGTTCCGGACGAGCGACCCGTCGCGAGATAGCGGCAAGGGTTGCGCGAAGGCGCGACGCTGGCGCGCCGCGGGCGGCGGCGCCCCCCACGCCGCCCTCCGTTTCGTGTGGAACGACCCGCCAGCTAGCGGCAACCTTTTCCCCTACAGGGTAGCCGCGTCACGATTGACCACTTTGCGCGGACACTTCGTGCGGGATGGGTTCTAGGGTCACGATAGATGAGAACAGTTACCATCACATCGCGGGGGCGGTACGCGTGAACACCGTCGAGCGACACAAGCAGGAGAAACACCCGCTGGACGTGATCGAGGACGTGAAGGAGTACGCCGAGGAGGGGCTGACGTTCGACGAGATCGAGGCGCGCGCCGGCGACGGCGAGTGGGAGCGCCTGAAGTGGGCCGGCATGTACGCCCACGGCCGCCAGCGCGGCTACTTCATGATGCGGACGAAGGTCCCCGGCGGCTACCTCACGCCGGAGCAGGCCGAGGTGATCGGCGAGGTGGCCGAGGAGTACGCCACCGCGCCGCCGGAGTACGGCGGTGAGAACCAGAACGAACTGTGGGGCGACGCGTTCCTCGACGTCACGACGCGGCAGGACGTTCAGAAACACTGGATCGAGGTCGAGGACGTGCCGGAGATCTGGGAGCGCTACGACGAGGTCGGACTGACGACGATCCAGGGCTGCGGCGACTCCGCGCGCAACGTACTGGGCTGTCCGGCGGCCGGGCTGGACGGCCACGAGTGCTTCGACGCCCAGCCCGTCATCGACGCCGTCTCGGAGTTCTTCACGGAGAACCGGGAGTACGCCAACCTCCCGCGGAAGTTCAAGATGACCATCACGGGCTGTTCGCGGGACTGCAGTCAGTCCCAGATCAACGACGTGGGGCTGACGCCGGCGCGAAAGACGGTCGACGGCGAGGACCAGTACGGCTTCCACGTCAAGGTCGGTGGCGGCCTCTCGGACGGCCCACGGATGGCCACCGCGATGGACGTGTTCGTCCTCCCCGAGCACGCCGTCGAGTTCTGCCGCGCCGTCGCGCAGACGTTCAAGGAACTCGGCGACCGGAACAACCGCGGCGTCTGCAGGATGCGCTACCTCGTCCAGCAGCTGGGCACCGAGAAGTTCGAGGAGGCGGTGCGGGACCGCTGCGCGGTGGACCTGCCCTCGCGCGGCGTCGACCTCACCGAGGGCTACCTCGGCGACCACGTCGGCGTCCACGACCAGAAGCAGGACGGCCTCTGTTACGTCGGGTTCAACGTGATCGCCGGACGGATGGGCGGCGACGAGTTCGCCGCGGCGGCTCGCGCCGCCAGGGAGTACGGCACGGAGGACGCCTCGATCCGGCTCGCGACCGACCAGAACTTCCTGATCACGCACGTTCCGGAAGAGAACGTCGAGGACCTCCTCGCCGAGCCGTTCGCCGAGGACTACCAGCCCGACCCCGGCCCGTTCGCCCGCGGCGCGGTCGGCTGCACGGGCAGCGAGTTCTGCAACTACGGCATCATCGAGACGAAAAAGCGCGTCAAACGGTGGGCGCGCGAGCTAGACGACCGGATCGACACGCCGGACGGCCTCGACGTGGTCCGGATGCACATGAGCGGCTGCTCGGCGTCGTGCGCGCAGCCCCAGATAGCCGACATCGGGTTCCGGGGCGAGACGGTGCAGATCGATACGGACGGCGACGGGGACGAAGACGAGATGGTCGAGGGGATGGACTTCGGCCTCGGCGGGAGCCTCGGGTCCGACAACGAGTTCCTCGACTGGGTGGAGAACGCGGTGCCCGCGGACGCCGTGCTCCCGGCGCTGGAGAGCCTGTTCGATGCGTACGGCGAGGACCGAACCGACGAGGAACGCTTCTACGAGTGGTGCCGACGCGTCGACAACGACCGCCTGCGGCGCGTCATGCAGCGGGCGGACGCGCCCGTCGCGAAGGGGGTGGCCGCGGATGACTGACTCTCCCGACGACCGTCTCCCCGGCGTCCCCGACACCGGCGGCGACGGTGAATCGGTGCCCCCGGCGGACGGCGTGCGTATTCACCGCCCCGACGCCGAACACCGGACGATCCCGGGGGACCAGGTCGGGCCGGCCGACGAGGGGACGAGCGAGGCGGCGGCCGCCGGCACGGCCGAGACCGCCGACGGGTGCTCCGACGACGACTGCGGCTGCGAGGGCGGCGGTGCCGAGGGGGCGGCGGACGGGGTCCGCGCGGGCGAAGCGAGCGCGGGC containing:
- a CDS encoding carotenoid oxygenase family protein; this encodes MDRALGFHSIDREYDVTLPVEGSIPAWLSGSLIRNGPGSFETADGSVDHWFDGFAMLRKFSFDGGEVRYRNRFLRTDAYEAARRGEFAGGFGTGGGGLLSRLRSFLFDDPYDNTNVIAERIGDEYVALTESTRWVRFDPETLTTLDRVEYDGDEPSGNLACAHLHRDPWTGAVLNVETEFGRTSEYLVHELTAPTARRHLASISTTEPAYLHSFAATRNYVVLVEFPFVVNPLDFFRPGDGTFVERYRWEPTRGTTFHVVDRRAGEVVAAPTAAPFFAFHHVNAYEPDGGADAPDVVLDVETVPDAASIDALYLDELTEGFDANGGTVERFRLSFDAGGGTVDRERLYDGGTGLPTVSPAVRLREHRYVYAQRFGDPDENWATALVKIDADAGRADEFSRPGWFPSEPIFVPSPAARRDADDPDAPLDAPEDEGVVLSVVLDRAAERSLLVVLDAATMEERARAPLPHALPFDFHGRYFPEV
- a CDS encoding NAD(P)-binding oxidoreductase, which produces MTDSDIDRLLVAGASGGTGREVLRLLAPRPVTVQALTRSPERRQSLRAAGADEVVVGDLFDPGDARRAVEGADAVVSAVGSGARDLLSPGEFVDGRGNRTLLDAAVAEGVAAFVMESALGVGTGPASWLGSVFDAVIGPIQRAKAGAEAAIREAPVRHIILRPGVLTNGRRTDEVRVARPGASLWGAVSRADVAHLLAAAPWTPAAANETFEVVGPCGGGRGDRVAVDWRLPGR
- a CDS encoding nitrite/sulfite reductase, which translates into the protein MNTVERHKQEKHPLDVIEDVKEYAEEGLTFDEIEARAGDGEWERLKWAGMYAHGRQRGYFMMRTKVPGGYLTPEQAEVIGEVAEEYATAPPEYGGENQNELWGDAFLDVTTRQDVQKHWIEVEDVPEIWERYDEVGLTTIQGCGDSARNVLGCPAAGLDGHECFDAQPVIDAVSEFFTENREYANLPRKFKMTITGCSRDCSQSQINDVGLTPARKTVDGEDQYGFHVKVGGGLSDGPRMATAMDVFVLPEHAVEFCRAVAQTFKELGDRNNRGVCRMRYLVQQLGTEKFEEAVRDRCAVDLPSRGVDLTEGYLGDHVGVHDQKQDGLCYVGFNVIAGRMGGDEFAAAARAAREYGTEDASIRLATDQNFLITHVPEENVEDLLAEPFAEDYQPDPGPFARGAVGCTGSEFCNYGIIETKKRVKRWARELDDRIDTPDGLDVVRMHMSGCSASCAQPQIADIGFRGETVQIDTDGDGDEDEMVEGMDFGLGGSLGSDNEFLDWVENAVPADAVLPALESLFDAYGEDRTDEERFYEWCRRVDNDRLRRVMQRADAPVAKGVAADD